One genomic segment of Carassius carassius chromosome 21, fCarCar2.1, whole genome shotgun sequence includes these proteins:
- the LOC132098085 gene encoding leucine-rich repeat transmembrane neuronal protein 4-like isoform X3, giving the protein MGSLVRSRWLMIPLLVQAWLLASQGRVREKPCPRSCRCDGKIVYCESNAFRDVPKNVSVGCQGLSLRYNSLVNLRAGQFASLSQLVWLYLDHNYINAVDKQAFQGVRRLKELILSSNKITHLENSTFHSIPNLRNLDLSYNKLQVLQPNQFQGLRKLLSLHIRSNSLKTVPMRVFQDCRNLEFLDLGYNRLRSLTRNAFAGLLKLTELHLEHNQFSKINFSHFPRLNNLRALYLQWNRIKSITQGITWTWTSLQKLDLSGNDLQMLDSSIFQCLPNLQTLNLDSNKLSNVSQEAISAWISLTTISLAGNIWECSPSLCPLVAWLRNFKGNKETTMICAGPKEVQGEKVIEAVDTHGICKLMPTPYQPISSTVSSPSKPGRFPLPTMFRVNEKITRNNAVAPSPTAASPLIPEQDFEHVSFHKIIAGSVALFLSVAMILLVIYVSWKHYPSSIKQLQQHSMVRKRRKKVRETERTISTPLQEYYVDYKPTNSETMDVLVNGTGPCTYTISGSRECEV; this is encoded by the exons ATGG GATCCCTGGTGAGATCCCGTTGGCTGATGATCCCCCTGCTCGTGCAGGCCTGGCTCTTGGCTTCCCAAGGCAGAGTCCGAGAGAAACCGTGTCCCCGAAGCTGCCGCTGCGATGGCAAAATAGTGTATTGCGAGTCAAATGCCTTCCGTGATGTGCCAAAGAATGTTTCTGTGGGATGCCAGGGCCTCTCCCTGCGGTACAACAGCTTGGTGAACCTCAGAGCCGGTCAATTTGCCAGCCTCAGCCAGTTAGTCTGGTTGTACCTGGACCACAACTACATCAATGCAGTGGACAAACAAGCCTTTCAGGGTGTTCGAAGACTAAAGGAGTTGATCCTCAGCTCCAACAAGATCACACATTTGGAAAACAGCACGTTCCATTCAATCCCCAACCTACGCAATCTGGACCTGTCCTACAACAAACTTCAAGTGCTGCAGCCGAATCAGTTCCAGGGCTTGCGCAAACTGTTGAGTCTCCACATCAGATCGAATTCCCTCAAGACGGTTCCCATGCGAGTGTTCCAGGATTGTCGAAACCTAGAGTTTCTTGATTTGGGCTACAATCGACTGCGAAGTCTTACCCGTAACGCATTTGCAGGACTTCTCAAACTGACTGAGTTACACTTGGAGCACAACCAATTCTCAAAGATCAATTTCTCTCATTTCCCAAGGCTGAACAACCTCCGTGCTTTGTATCTGCAGTGGAATCGGATAAAATCTATAACCCAGGGAATTACATGGACCTGGACCTCTTTGCAAAAGCTGGATCTTTCTGGAAATGACCTGCAGATGTTGGATTCAAGCATCTTCCAGTGTCTCCCTAACTTGCAGACTCTTAATCTGGACTCCAATAAGCTTAGCAACGTGTCTCAAGAGGCCATATCAGCTTGGATATCTCTTACTACCATCAGTCTTGCTGGTAACATTTGGGAATGCAGCCCCAGCTTATGCCCCCTTGTAGCTTGGCTGAGGAACTTCAAGGGGAACAAGGAGACTACTATGATTTGTGCTGGACCaaaggaggttcagggtgagaaAGTCATTGAGGCTGTTGACACACATGGAATCTGTAAGTTGATGCCCACTCCTTACCAGCCGATCTCCTCCACCGTAAGCTCCCCATCCAAACCTGGACGTTTCCCCCTGCCCACCATGTTCAGGGTGAATGAGAAAATAACACGCAACAACGCTGTTGCACCTTCCCCAACGGCTGCATCCCCACTCATCCCTGAGCAGGACTTTGAGCATGTTTCGTTCCACAAGATAATTGCTGGCAGCGTCGCCCTCTTCCTGTCCGTGGCCATGATCTTGCTAGTGATCTATGTCTCTTGGAAGCATTATCCCAGCAGCATAAAGCAACTGCAGCAGCATTCCATGGTAAGAAAACGCCGGAAAAAGGTGCGGGAGACAGAGCGCACCATCAGCACCCCGCTTCAGGAATATTATGTGGACTACAAACCCACAAACTCTGAGACCATGGACGTACTGGTCAATGGGACAGGACCCTGTACCTACACCATCTCCGGCTCCCGAGAATGTGAGGTATGA